TTCTAAAAGGGAATCCCTTAAACTCGGAATGCTCTCACAATCCCGGGAACATCCTGTTGAAAGCATGTTTATTTTGACAGTGTGGCCCTCATATATTTCCTAAAGATCACTGTTGAGCTTTCCTAGAAAATTCTAAGGATTCACCACACATTTTAGAGCTCATTGACTGGTTTGTCCTTGCTAACTTTCACTCATAAGTTTATTTACAATTTATCATTCAATAACGTTTGAAACAGTTTTAAATGcttgtttatgttttgtgtgttttgtgcTTGATCATATTTTGATTGCTTATACATAGTCTTTTGTTGAACTCGATATTGTGTACGCATTTAGTAAGAACATCGTGTTAACTAAATCGATAATTATTGTTGAGGCGGAAAATCTGTTGTTTACAAGGATTAAACAAACTCTTAGCAACCTTGTGACAGCTGCTACACAATGCCCATGCTTAGTTGCAAAGGACGATTGCCGGAACAAGATTGCATTGTGGAGTTTTGTTTAGCAGCAGCATTCAGTGTTTACTTGAGTAATCGTTAATACCGAATATATCGTCTTGCACTGGTAACTATGAgcgtttttaaatgtatttatattagcgAATTTGACATTTACAATATTAGAAATACTGTGTAACGTGCTATAAAGCCTATTCAGGTGACTTTTTTCATGTATTATTGGGTTCCTTATTGCTTTGAATGAATACATATTATTGTAAACAAATCATTTCGATCATAGTAATAATAATATGCTCATCGCATAGCAAATACGCTATTTTAGCGATGtgcttttctttttaaatactgaacaaaaacaaacaaatgcagaAAACACTAAGTTTAACGAGCTGTAACTTTGCATTAAACATTGTTAGATGTTCAAACTCTGTTAAAATATTCAGTTTTTTTCTTGCAAAGCCCTTTGACTTGTATGCTTGATTATGTTTTAAATGGTTTACTCTAAACGATATACTTTGTACACGCAGGTAAAGTTAAACCCATTTACTAGAGCTCGATTACAGCAGAAGCCTTGGGCTTAAATAAACACTAGCTAGTCTGTTTACGGGAAGAATCATTTATTGGTATATCTGAAAACATCCTGTAATTGCCGTCTTAGCGAAGATCAAATACCAGAACAATCGGTCTGAaggtggacaccatattcatTTCACCATTGTACATacttaaagtattaaatacatacCAATGCAAAAAGTTATTTTGATCCAGATGTAAATACGTTGTCAAGGAACTTGCACAAATTATATGTTATCGCGTGAGCGTGTATAAAATAATGTACTTTTGCTGGAATAGAAATGTAGATCGGCGTAACCTATTAACATATAAAATTACATACAATCTACAATCCAGCTTTTCTACAGATGCCGTAAGACTTTGCGTTGACACTACCATGTTTGGAGGTCGCTTCAACAGATCGTTGATGGTCGTCTTGTTTGTTGCTCTCGGTGTTGTTCTGGTCTACCTCTCAAACCTGACTCTGCGAGACATGCATCTCCCCTTCTCCACCGGTAACGATATGCCACTTAGCTCTTCGGCCGCACACCTACGAATGCAGTCTGTAAAAGACAGCAGCGTTCGAATAGCAACACCATCCTATAGCAGTCAGAACGATATACCAGCTGTTAACGGAGAGAACTTACAACTGGAAGAGTATCAAGTTACGACACCTTCCTCAACTACATCATCTGTGTCTTTAACCTacgttttattttcatattatggaTCAATGCATTCTAGCGAAACAACATCTAGGGAACCTGCGTACAACTCGGTGTATGGTGAGGGCAGAAAGGCGGGTGATATACAAGAAACGGGGATATGTCAGCACTCtgacatgaataaaattaaaaagaatccggaaataaacaacatacatattGGCTCTTTCCCAAGTAAGCAGGATTCGGGCGAGGAGGCCAATTTTATTCTGGCCGACCCGTTCGAACAATACGATGAGACGCAACCAGAACTATCTACCCCCGCTTACCTAGAAACCATGTCAATATCCGTTTCTAAAGCGGACAGCGCCTCTCAGCAAACCACAGACGCCATTTTACAAAATGTAACAAGAAAGCCTACAACGGATGGTCCGCGATCAACACAGTCAACGAGATGGTGGAAAGGCATACATGTCTTTGACTGGAAACGAGCACCTGTTCCTTCAAGAACATTCGAATGCGTTCCGATGCAGACTTTAACGTCGTACATCCGGCTTTGTATTCATCCGCTCTATAAGGACCCACTCATTTCCGGCTACATTCAATCGCGAGGGTTCTGGGAGTTTGAGGCAATACGAGACGTTCAGCTGGCAGTAGTGGGTGAAAAGGGCCGCGGTCTGATCGATATAGGCGCAGGCATAGGCACGTACAGTTTAGCAGTTGCAAGTCTAAACTACACTGTTGTAGCGGTGGAGCCCCTTTCGACGCATGTTCAACTGTTTCACCAATCCGTTCGAATGAACAAGTTTGAAGATAATATTAAGCTGTTGAAAAATGCCGTGTTCAACAAGCaagaaattatttttgttaactCAAAAGAAAATGACATCAATGATATTGAAATCAAACCTTTTACAGACGATCAAAACTCATCGGAGTTTAAAGCTGATAACATGCTAAGTACAATAACATTGAACGATTTAAATTCGGTGTGCACGTTTAAAACAGCTGTTTTAAAGCTAGATGTGCCTCGCTATAATAGACTTGCTTTAGAGAGTTCAGATAAATTATTCGACGCAATAAACATAACGCACGTTTTTCACCATTGGGAGCCGGAAAACAAGCCATTGTGCACGTTTTACTTGGACTTCTTTCTCTCCAAAGGCTACAAACCAATGTCAGAATTAATTGGCGGGCACTTCTTGAACTTGGCAAAAAATGACACGTGGGAAGAAAGTGTTATAATATGGACAAAAATCTAACGCCATCTATTTTCCCTTTTGTTTGCCGCAACTATACAATTATTGATAACGAGCCTGGTAAAAGTGATTCATGCCTTGCAACGAAACACTTGTCAGATTGGTTAAGATGCGTATTTATTATACGTTTGATATGAAAACCGGATATGTGGCTTGTATGATTACTTATCAGCCTGACAACATTGTCGTCACTTTGATGAAAGctaaaaaacattataaatgaCTTTCAAGTGTATCATTTTTACGTTCAtgtatactttattttatttacaaatcttCTGTATGTAGTTCCGCATATAAAATAGcacatatatactttttattgttGCTGTGTATGGAAACACCTGGATCATAAAATGATTGATGCATTTAAAAGGTCTGGATTTGTGGAGAGATTAAGTGTCCGGCAGTAATTTCATACACGTGTTGCACACACTTTTttgtaaatcttacaaaaatacaGTTGGTTGGAAGTGGCGTCagtacttattttttaaatgttgttctAATCTGCGTTTGTATGAATTGCAATTTATTTATCTGAATGAATAGCGATTGAACTAtttgtatgaatatttttatttgtatgaattgctatAAAAGTTGTTTTCAATTTTCTGTCTTTATTTATTCCACCATTTATGTAGGTGGGTTGGtctatttttagctctactggccgaaggcctgaagcgCTTGTGTCATGGCGTCgtttccgtcgtccgtgcgtgttttagactttttcttgtttacgcgagtttccacagttttcatccgattcttttcaaacttgttcagtgtctttatattaatgaggactcgaaacctattgaaaatgggttacatcagagtaaaaagtccataattatctccccttgaatttgagaaaattgtgaaataaggcttgtttacgcaattaagtccaatcatttcccaatttgcacagtgtctttatctgaatgatgagtaaactcctattgaaaatgagcaatatcaaagttataagtccagaattatctccccttgaatttgagaaaaaaatttgaaaattcaGTTTCTTTATGTGattaagtccataattttcatccaattcttggcaaacttgcacagtgtctttgtatcaatgagaactcaaaccctttttatgccccccttcgaagaagagggggtatattgctttgcacatgtcggtcggtccgtcggtcggtccgtccaccagatggtttccggatgataactcaaaagcgcttaggcctaggatcatgaaacttcataggtacattgatcatgactggcagatgacccctattgattttcaggtcactaggtcaaaggtcaaggtcacagtgactcgaaatagtaaaatggtttccggatgataactcaagaatgcttaggcctaggatcatgaaactgtataggtatattgatcataactggcagatgacccctactgattttcaggtcactaggtcaaaggtaaaggtcacagtgactcaaaacaataaaatgttttccggatgataacttaagaatgcttacgcctgggatcataaaacttcatagaaacattgatcatgactggcagatgacccctattgatttccaggtcactagatcaaaggtcaaggtcacagtgactcgaaacagtaaaatggtttcaggatgataactcaagaatgcttacgcctaggatcatgaaacttcataggtacattgataatgactggcagaagacccctattgattttcaggtcacttggtcaaaggtcaaggtcacagtgacccgaaacagtaaaatggtttcctgatgataaatcaagaataattaggccttggatcatgaaacttcaaacttagatcaaaggtcaaggtcacagtgacaaacacgtattcactcaatggctgccactacaactgacagcccatatggggggcatgcatgttttacaaacagcccttgtttaaaaagagcaatatcgaagcaataagtccagaatgacttccccttgaatatgagaaaatttcgAAATACCGTTTGTTTACgcattaattccacagttttcatccaattatttccaaatttgcacagtatctttatatcaatgaggacttgaaccctattgaatatgagcagtatcggagaaataagtacacaataatctccccttgaatttgagaaaattctccatgtttgcgcgattaagtacacagttttcatcttattctttccaaacttgcacagtgtttatagcagtagagcgattcaggccctcatagGCCTCTTGTTTTGTAATTCGTACTCCAACTGCAAACTGTTCGTTTTCATTTGTGTTCGATGTACATGAATCTTCACTTGCTTTGTGTTCTACATCAGTTGTATATTGCGTGACATTATTTCGGTAAAATTAAAAATTGCCGATTAGCTATCGTTCCGGGAACAAGTTTGCCCTTCGAACaacttggatttttttttcttaattttcataaaatttctaATGATGAATAGCAGAGTGCGTCATAATTTTGCGTTGATCAAATTTGTCAATTCTATGAAGCGGcagattttcataaaatgtagcaCAGTTgtaagtttaataatatattcgAAATAGCCGACTCGAATCCATCCTGGATTTTAATTTTTCGAATAGCGACCATTTTGTCATGTAAACTGATTTTACATCGGTTTGCAGACGTTTATGAAACTTTGTAAGGTCAGCAAAAGGTTATTTGTTTCTACTTACATCTCCAAAACAATTGGTAAATTCGGTCATTTAAACTTTTTTCGATTCACATTTTTTTACGATTCCCACTTAAATAGTCAAGAATATTCAATTAAACGCAGAACTCCTCCAAGTCTATATATTTTACATTCGTTAAATTTAAATTGCTTTAACGATAACTTAG
This sequence is a window from Dreissena polymorpha isolate Duluth1 chromosome 16, UMN_Dpol_1.0, whole genome shotgun sequence. Protein-coding genes within it:
- the LOC127862318 gene encoding uncharacterized protein LOC127862318 isoform X1, with amino-acid sequence MFGGRFNRSLMVVLFVALGVVLVYLSNLTLRDMHLPFSTGNDMPLSSSAAHLRMQSVKDSSVRIATPSYSSQNDIPAVNGENLQLEEYQVTTPSSTTSSVSLTYVLFSYYGSMHSSETTSREPAYNSVYGEGRKAGDIQETGICQHSDMNKIKKNPEINNIHIGSFPSKQDSGEEANFILADPFEQYDETQPELSTPAYLETMSISVSKADSASQQTTDAILQNVTRKPTTDGPRSTQSTRWWKGIHVFDWKRAPVPSRTFECVPMQTLTSYIRLCIHPLYKDPLISGYIQSRGFWEFEAIRDVQLAVVGEKGRGLIDIGAGIGTYSLAVASLNYTVVAVEPLSTHVQLFHQSVRMNKFEDNIKLLKNAVFNKQEIIFVNSKENDINDIEIKPFTDDQNSSEFKADNMLSTITLNDLNSVCTFKTAVLKLDVPRYNRLALESSDKLFDAINITHVFHHWEPENKPLCTFYLDFFLSKGYKPMSELIGGHFLNLAKNDTWEESVIIWTKI